CAAAACATCCACCCGGTCTCCCTTCGAAAGGCAGGGAACTTCAATTGGATGAGTGTAGCGGACCTTTAGGATGTTCCCGTTGGCATCTATCACCGCGGTGCACGTGAGCATTGTGTGTTCCTCGTTGGGCACGCAGTCCATATCTGCCAAAACAGCGGCGTTCTCAATGCTGATGGCCCTGCCTTCCACAAGATGGCCTATGAAGGTGTCGCCCGTTTTGGGAGCCGTTGAAAAGTAATATAGCATAGAGAACAGGGAAAGGAGCAGGCCCACAAAAAATAAAGCTTTTTTCATCCCATCGACCTCCAAGTATAAAGGCGGTATTCACTCATCCTCAATTCCCATCATCCTTTCACAGTACTCGTGCATCTCCTTCCAGCCCTCTCCCATGTACTTTTCCATTATTGCCTCCATATTCTCTTCCATTTCCTCATGAATTTCGGTGAAGTTTCCGTTCTCCATGTACCTCTCCATCTCCTCGTGCATGCCCTCGTTCATCATGCCCATGTGCATGCCCATTCCATGACCCATGCCTGTCATTAGTCCAAAGCCCCTCCAGGAGTTCTCATCTTCGCTCTCAAAGACTCCCGAGTGCGCCAGACTATAGGGAACCGCTATGAGCACCCCAATTATAAATCCTATCAACACGGATTTCCACTCCATTTGCATCACCTTTTTGGTGTTTTCATGATGTGATCAGGGGCAAATGCTAATAGGCTTATTATTGGCAATGTGAAAACTTGTTATGAGTAAATTTGCCAGAATGCAAGGATAAACCTAATTGAATACTCCCTTAGGACTGCAAAATGTGGGGGAGATGGATAGCACCGCAAGAAAATATGACAGATTTTCAAAAATTTACGACATCTTCGAGATTCCAATGGAGATATGGGCTTTCTCAAAGTACAGGCAAAAAGCATTGAGCTTAGTTAAGGGCAAAGTTCTTGAGATCGGTGTTGGAACAGGAAAGAATCTCCCTTATTATCCCGCGGGCGTTGAAGTAATCGGCATAGATATCAGCAAAGGAATGCTCGAAAGAGCTGAAAGGAGAAGGAGAAAGCTTGGTTTAGATAACGTTAAGCTCCTCTTAATGGATGTTCAAAATTTGGAGTTTGAGGACAACACTTTTGATACTGTCTTAAGCACCTTCGTGTTCTGCACAGTTCCAGACCCACTGAAGGGGCTAAGAGAAGCGTATAGAGTCTTAAAACCTGGAGGAAAGGCGATATTCTTGGAGCACATGAAGAGCGAGTCGAGGCTATTGAACATCCCGCTTTACTTGATCGATCCGATAACAAAGGCACTGGTAGGCACTTCAATGGTCAGGGAAACTCAAAAGAACATTGAAAAAGCGGGTTTCAAGATAGAGAGGGTTGAGAATCTATTCTTTGACATTGTGAGGTTAATAATTGCCACGAAAGAACCTACGTGAGGGTGTGGAGTGGGCAAAAGTACGGCTATACGGCATTCAAACTTATTCTAATCGGTTACATTTTCGGAGGGATTTTGCCGTAATCAAAAGATATATATGCACATTTTTACTCACTTTTGAGTAGGTGAGGCGCTAAATGGCAGAAAATTACACAAAAATGAGTATCCACGATAACATAATACAAACTATTGGAAGGACACCATTGGTAAGGCTCAAGAAGATAGAGAGCTACTTTAATGTCAAAAATGAGCTCTATGCCAAAGTAGAGTTCTTTAACCCCGGTGGCAGTATAAAGGACAGGATAGCCAAGTACATGATCGAAGGTGCTAAAAAGGAGGGAAAGATAGTTGAAGGAGCCGTTATAATTGAACCTACCTCCGGAAACACAGGAGTTGGTTTGGCATTAGTTGCGGCGGTTGAGGGGTACAAAACAGTGTTCACGATGCCGACTAAAATGAGCCCGGAAAAGGAGCTCCTCCTCAAAGCCCTAGGCGCCTTTGTAATCAGAACCCCAACAGCCGTTGCTCCAAGTGACCCCAATTCGTACTACAAAGTCGCTGAAGTCGTGAGGAACTTAATCTGGAAAAAGAAAAAGCCGGTGAGCAGGGAGGAACTTAAGGAGGTAGTCGACTATGTGCAGAGGCTCGTTGATAAGGGGAGGCTTGAGGAGTTAAAGGCCATTCTTGAAGAGGAAGTTGAGGAAACACCCTATGCTTACATCCCCAATCAGTATTTCAACAGATACAACCCAATAGCCCACTATGAAACAACAGCTAAGGAAATCTGGGAGCAGACTGGGGGAAATGTAGACTACCTTTTTGCCGGAATAGGTACTGGAGGAACGATAACGGGAATTGGACGCTATCTAAAGGAGAAGAAGAGAGACGTTAAGCTAGTAGGCGTTGATCCGGTTGGCTCGATATACCACCTTATAAAGAAAGGAATGAGCCTAGAAGAGGCCCTTAAAAAAGCCCATCCCTACTTAGTTGAAGGAATTGGGGAGGATTTGCTCCCGGAGACCGTTGACTTGAGCTTGATTGATGACATAGTTGTCGTCAACGACCAGGAGGCTTTTGCAATGACGCGTTTTCTGGCAAGAAGGGAAGGAATACTTGCGGGAGGCTCTTCGGGGGCGGCCCTTTATGGGGCAATAAAATACCTCAAGGAGAATGGGATAGAAGGAAAGAAAGTCGTCATAATATTCCCGGACACTGGGAGGAACTATCTAACGAAAATTTTCAACGATAACTGGCTTCTTGAGAATGGCTTTGAAATAGATGATGAAAAAATTCTGGAGGGATTGAGATGAGGTTCTCAACTAAAGCTATTCATGTTGGTGAAAATCCAAGAGAGATGCAGTACGGAGACGTTGTTTCCCCGATTCACCTCTCGACCACTTTTGCAAAGAAGAGCGTGAGGGAAGTTGAGAAGGGTTACGTTTACTCAAGGACTGGCAACCCCACAAGGGACAGCCTTGAGAAAAAGCTGGCGGCACTTGAAAACGCCAAGTATGGGTTAGCATTTTCCTCGGGGTTAGCGGCTGAGTCAACGATACTCTTGGCTTTACTAAAGAAAGGAGATCATGTCGTAGCTTTCGATGACCTTTACGGTGGCACTAAGAGGCTGTTCAACCAAGTTATGGAGCGCTTTGGGATTGAGTTCACCTATGTGGACGCAAGAGATCCTGAGAACGTTAGAAAGGCGATAAAAGAGAATACAAAGATGATCTGGCTCGAAACTCCCACAAATCCCCTCTTAAAGCTGGCTGATATTAAGGCAATATCCGAGATTGCACATGAGAGAGACATAATCGTTGTGGTGGACAATACATTTGCGAGTCCATACTTCCAGAATCCCCTTGACTTAGGTGCAGATATAGTTCTCCATAGTGTCACCAAGTATCTCAGTGGGCACTCCGACGTTGTGGGTGGGGCGGTTATGCTAAACGACGATGAGCTTTATGAAAAGCTGAAGTTCCACCAGAACGCAGTGGGTGCAATTTTGTCACCCTTTGACTCTTGGCTCGTTATGAGGGGGATTAAGACACTCGCCGTCAGGATGGAGAAGCATGAGAAAAACGCCATGAGGATTGCAGAGTATCTAGAAGAGCATCTGCTGGTTGAGAAAGTTTACTATCCTGGTTTGCCGTCACATCCACAATATGAACTCGCAAAGAGACAGATGCGTGGTTTTAGTGGAATGCTTTCATTCGAACTCAAAGGAGGACTGAAAGAGGCCGTGAAGTTCGTGGAGAACCTTGAAATCTTTGCGTTGGCTGAAAGCCTCGGCGGGGTGGAATCCCTAATTGAGCTCCCAGCTTTAATGACCCATGCTTCTCTTCCGAAGGAAGAAAGGGAGAGAATCGGCATAAAGGACTCCCTCATCAGAGTTTCAGTTGGAATAGAAGACGTTGAAGACCTGATTGAAGACTTGGAGAGGGGCTTTGAGGCGGTGAGAAGATGCTATTGAGCGTTGATGATGTCAGAGATTTCCTAAAAAAGCTTGGGTTCGATGAGGGCTCAGTTAATGAGCTTATAGAGCAGATAGAGTACTTTGAAAAAGAAGCGCCGCAGAGAGATGACATCGTGAGAGACTACCTAAGGGAGGAGTGCATAGAGACGATAGTTGAGGAGATAGTCGAGGAAATCCTGAAGATGAACAAGGAAAGCATCAGGCTCTTGGACGTCGCCGCCGGGTCTGGATTTTTCACAGAAAGGATTAAGAGAAAGCTTGAGGAGAGAGGGGTCAAAGCGGACGTGTATGCTCTGGACATAACTCCAAGCATGCTCAGGAGGCTTGATGAGAAGGGGATAACCCCAATCTGGGGAGTTGCCGAGAAAATCAGGGAATCCATTGAGATTGCCAATGAGCACTGCGGTATAAATGCCCCAAGAGAGTTTGACGTTGTTTTATCGACTTTAGCGTTCCATCACTTTTTAAATCCCGAGGAAGTCTTAAAGAGCATGAAAAGCGTTTTAACAGAAAATGGCAAGGTAATAATAATTGATGTTCTCAAACATGAGCATGAGGAGTTTAAAGAAACCTTAAAGGATATCCACCTTGGATTTTCATTGGAAGAAATAAAAGAGATGGGCTCAAAGATCTTCAAAAAAGTAGAAGCCCGCTATATGGATGTGTACTGTGAGGTAGGTGACATAATAATCGGACTGTACAAAGCGGTGTTTGCTTAATTCTCTAAGAGCTTTCTCTTTCTTCTCTTATATTCTTCGTCGTTTATTTCTCCCCTCGTTGAGTATTTCAAGTGCTCGATTTCTTGATGTGCTGCTTGAGCTCTGTTCGATTATCTACTTAATGAGCCACACCACGGCAACTATTACTGCAATCCAAAAGAGAGGCATTAATATTGCTCCTAAGATCCCAAAATAGCCAAATCCCATCATGTCATGTTACCTCCATTCTCTC
The window above is part of the Pyrococcus sp. NA2 genome. Proteins encoded here:
- a CDS encoding cystathionine gamma-synthase; translated protein: MRFSTKAIHVGENPREMQYGDVVSPIHLSTTFAKKSVREVEKGYVYSRTGNPTRDSLEKKLAALENAKYGLAFSSGLAAESTILLALLKKGDHVVAFDDLYGGTKRLFNQVMERFGIEFTYVDARDPENVRKAIKENTKMIWLETPTNPLLKLADIKAISEIAHERDIIVVVDNTFASPYFQNPLDLGADIVLHSVTKYLSGHSDVVGGAVMLNDDELYEKLKFHQNAVGAILSPFDSWLVMRGIKTLAVRMEKHEKNAMRIAEYLEEHLLVEKVYYPGLPSHPQYELAKRQMRGFSGMLSFELKGGLKEAVKFVENLEIFALAESLGGVESLIELPALMTHASLPKEERERIGIKDSLIRVSVGIEDVEDLIEDLERGFEAVRRCY
- a CDS encoding class I SAM-dependent methyltransferase: MDSTARKYDRFSKIYDIFEIPMEIWAFSKYRQKALSLVKGKVLEIGVGTGKNLPYYPAGVEVIGIDISKGMLERAERRRRKLGLDNVKLLLMDVQNLEFEDNTFDTVLSTFVFCTVPDPLKGLREAYRVLKPGGKAIFLEHMKSESRLLNIPLYLIDPITKALVGTSMVRETQKNIEKAGFKIERVENLFFDIVRLIIATKEPT
- a CDS encoding class I SAM-dependent methyltransferase, with protein sequence MLLSVDDVRDFLKKLGFDEGSVNELIEQIEYFEKEAPQRDDIVRDYLREECIETIVEEIVEEILKMNKESIRLLDVAAGSGFFTERIKRKLEERGVKADVYALDITPSMLRRLDEKGITPIWGVAEKIRESIEIANEHCGINAPREFDVVLSTLAFHHFLNPEEVLKSMKSVLTENGKVIIIDVLKHEHEEFKETLKDIHLGFSLEEIKEMGSKIFKKVEARYMDVYCEVGDIIIGLYKAVFA
- a CDS encoding PLP-dependent cysteine synthase family protein, whose translation is MAENYTKMSIHDNIIQTIGRTPLVRLKKIESYFNVKNELYAKVEFFNPGGSIKDRIAKYMIEGAKKEGKIVEGAVIIEPTSGNTGVGLALVAAVEGYKTVFTMPTKMSPEKELLLKALGAFVIRTPTAVAPSDPNSYYKVAEVVRNLIWKKKKPVSREELKEVVDYVQRLVDKGRLEELKAILEEEVEETPYAYIPNQYFNRYNPIAHYETTAKEIWEQTGGNVDYLFAGIGTGGTITGIGRYLKEKKRDVKLVGVDPVGSIYHLIKKGMSLEEALKKAHPYLVEGIGEDLLPETVDLSLIDDIVVVNDQEAFAMTRFLARREGILAGGSSGAALYGAIKYLKENGIEGKKVVIIFPDTGRNYLTKIFNDNWLLENGFEIDDEKILEGLR